The Silvibacterium dinghuense DNA window GCAAGACCCATCACAAGCGGTGTGTACGCCGCCCATACATACCACCAGACAAGCTCGAGCGCGCCCTCGATCACCCAGTTGACGTGCGCACCCTGTACCTTCTCCACCACGATCCCTTGCGCGGCAAACAACAGTCCTACCATCGTCCATGCGCACAGGATCAAAATCCATTTCTTGCGGACCGTACCTGATGTGGTGTGCGGCAATGGGTGTGTCAGCCCTCTGGCACGGAGTATAGCTGAAACTCCGACGGAGACATGACCGAGGGCAGGAACCATCGAGAGTGCCAGAGTGCCCTTTTAAGGCCAATTCCGCCGCTTGTCTTATTGCGGACACCGCTTGTCACTTTTCCTGCAAGAACTGATTCTTCGCGCCCTATTGTCCAGTGAGCAGGACCATTCAGGTTGACGTAAAGGAGTTCCCCATGAAGAAGATTCTTACTCAGTTTGGAGCATGCGCGCTTGCAGTCGCTCTGGTGGCGCCATGGGCGCAGGCGCAGACAGCAAAATTCCAGTCCGCTTTCGGAGAAGATGCCGGAACGCTCTCCAAAAAATTCACCGGACTCGCGCGCGTGATGGCAGGCAAGTATGACTGGAAACCCGGCCAGGGCGTTCGCTCCGTCAGCGACGTGTTCAACTTCATCGTTACGGAGAACGGTATGCTCGCCGGCGTGCTCTCGGGCACACCGAATACGGGGGGACAGCGCGCACCCATCACCGATCCGGGGAAATTGCAGGAAGCTTTGAAGACTTCATACGCCAGTCTACAAAAAGCGATCACGACACTTTCCGACAGCGACCTGCAGACACACGTAAAGCTGTTCGGAGAAGACATGACGAAGCAGGACGCGGTGATGTTGATTCTCGAAGATCAGCACGAGCATCTGGGGCAGTCAATTGCCTACGCGCGCACCAACGGTGTGGTTCCGCCCTGGTCGAAGTAGGAGCGCCGCGCGCCATGCGCATCGGTTGACTTAATAAAACAAGGAGATGATCCCATGATTCGTAGCTGCGATCTTGTATTGAGTTGTTTTCTTATGGGACTGACGCTCAACGTGAGTGCACAGCAGTCTGCTCCGGCCGCATCTGCGCCGCCTCCGCCCGTCGGGACACTCGCAGGGCATCCAGACTGGCCTGCGGCAAAGAACCCCGGCGACGTGGACACCGTGGACCACCTCCTCGCAACGCTCTATGACGTGGTCTCCGGCCCAGCCGGACAACGCGACTGGGACCGCTTCCGCGCATTGTTTTTGCCCGACGGGCGGATTGTCTCACTTGTTCCGGAATCTGCGGCCATGAAAGATAGACCGGCGCGCAAGGGCGATGCGATTTTCCTAACCCCCGACATGTTCGCGCAGCAGAACGATTCCTACTTCAAGACGAACGGTTTCTTCGAGCGCAGCATCGCGAACCGCGTTGAGGAGTTTGGCAATCTTATCGAGGTGTGGAGCACATCCGAAATCCGGGACGCGAAGGACGACGTCCAGCCATCCTCGCGAGGCATCGATTCGTTCCAGATTGTGCATGCTCACGGACGCTTCTGGATCGCCAGCCTTCTCTTTGATCATGAGCGACCAGGGCTGACGCTGCCCGCGAAGTACCTGAAAACGCCCGGGCAATAACGAGAGCGCTTACCAGAGTCCCAACAGCCACCTCTGCCTGTACCGAAGTCAGCTTTCCAGACGCTCATTCTTGGCGGATCTCCGCCAAAATCTCGGGCAGCTATGACGGGGAGGCGAGCTTCAAGGAAAGAGGCGTGGAGTATCGCGACGCAGGACGGACCGATTGCTGCGAAGGTGAGTGCAGCCGCACGACGAAAGACAGTGATCCAACGCTTCGGGATGAATTCCAATATTGCGAGATGTAAGTAAAGCCGCTGCGATGCCAGGCTTCGACCTCAGCTCTTGTGGACGACCTCGAACGAGTATCCGTCCGGATCGAATACATCGGCGGCGTAGTATCCCGGATAATATTCGACTCGTGCCCGCGGAGAGATATTGTCCTTAGCGCCCGCGGAGATCGCAGCCTTATAGAACTCATCGACCTTTTCATTGCTTTCGGCCATGAAGCCCCAGTGAATGGAGGCCGGAGCGGGTTTTCCCTGCTGGAGCCAGAAGAACGCCTGCTTTCCATCACCAAATCCCCAGAGATCAGGATGACCGTCTTCGCCCTTGTAGGGCAGGAAGAACCTGATCTTGAGAGGCTTTAAGGCCGCCTCATAGAACGCCAGCGAACGTTCGACATTGCCGACAGTCAGAATCATAAAACCGAGCATGGTCTTCTCCTTCAGATCACGAGTGCTTCTACGGCCTTTTCGCCGTTGGATACAGCATGGATTGCAAGGGGCGGTATGTTCATGCCCTCAGCCCTTACGGTTTGTACATCTTCGATCCCAATGAAGCCAAGAATCTGCCGCAGATACGGCTCGACCGTGTCCCACGGCTTCCAATCTCCCTCACTAAACACTCCGCCGGACGCAAGCACCAGGATTGCCTTCTTGCCTTTCGCAAGCCCCTCTACACCCGTACCTGCGTAGTTGAACGTCTTGCCAGCACGCACAACGTGGTCGATCCACGCCTTCAGCGATGACGGAATTCCGAAGTTCCACATGGGGCTGGCAATCACCAAAATGTCCGACGCCATCAGCTCGTCGATAAGCTGGTCGGAACGATATGCGTCTTTCTTAAGCGCTTCCGCCTCCGCCGGGTCCTTCGTGGAAATTGCCTTCAGCGTCGGCAGATCCAGGTGGGGAAGCTTGTCCTTCACAAGATCTCGGATGACAACCTTCGCCTCCGAGTACTGCACTTCAAGCCGTTCTCTCACCTTGCGTGTCAGTTGGCGGCTCGCCGACTCAGCTCCCCGAGGGCTCGATTCGACAATCAAAATCTGGTTCACAATGTTCCTCCGATTCCTATACTTACCTTTCGTGTGCTTATTCTATTTAGGAGGCTTATTATCAACAATAAGGCACTTTGAGCTACGCAGCGTACATGGAGGTAAGCATGAAAAAAGGCATATCCAAAAAGCCGCTGGATTCGGCCTCAGTCTGCGGCCACGAAGACCCCGCTGCGGTCCGTGAACTCCTGACCAAGGTGGGGGATAAATGGAGCATTTTTTTGATCCTCTCTTTAGCGCAGTTGCCGGGTGGGCGCGCTCGCTTTTCCGAGCTCGAAAAAGCGATTCCCGGTATCTCACAAAGAATGTTGACTGTGACAGTGCGAAGTTTGGAGAGAGACGGATTGCTCACCCGAGAGTTGTTTGCCGAGGTCCCTCTTCGCGTGGAGTACGAACTGACTGCTCTCGGGCGAAGCCTGCTTCCCCCTATGTGGGGCCTGGTGGACTGGGTCAAAGAGAACTGGCAACAAGTAAAAGAATCGCGGACAGAATTTGATGCAAGGTAGTCGGTGCGACCATCAGATGGATTCGCAAACAGCACGGCCTCTGTTCAATGAACTCGCGCCGCTCGATGACCAAAGCCGTCTTGCGCACGATCAAATGGCGTATTCCAGTTGGGCGGTGGTGGTTCGAGCGCAGCAGGAATAGGGTGAGTTCCGCGGCAATCGAAGGTGCGCTGAAGAGCTTTTGCTGCTAGGAAGACGTCGAGCGTTCTCGACTGAATCAACAAAACCATATCAACAAGGTCCCGGAACCTGCTGTTCGCCGTTCCAGCGCGAGGCAGCGTGTATCGGGTCCGATTCAGAGAATTTCTGCGGAATTACACTTGCTTCTGAGGAGTATCTGTCCACTCGCCAGGAACTAGCGCCTTTCCACGCCATTCTTCGGTCAGTTGAACGCCTGGTATATTTCCCCAGACATCATCGTCAGCATGATCAAGGACGATGATCTGAAGTCTGCCCGTTGCGAGTAGAACTTCTTCACTCAGGAGCTCAAAAACTTTTCGGACTGCTACTATATCTTGATCTCTCCACGGCACATCGGTTGCAGCTTCGTTGGGCCGTGCTGCGGTTTTCGGAAAATATACTTGGCTCGGTTGGTCATAGATGAGGATAGCTGGGACGGGGTGATGCGGCTCACTCAGAAAAAATCTCTGCAATGCAAGTGTCATCGCCATGTGGTACGCGAGCCAGTTTGCTCCGCTTCCAATCTCCCAAAGGTAATCGTCTCGATTGCCGCGAACTACCTTAACCGTTAATTCGTCCACAATCAGTTTGACTGGTGCGTCAGGCCATTCGGCATCAAGTTTAGATACACAGCGACTTGCGATGGTCTCAACCTGATCCAGAGCGTTGCGCAGCTTTCGTCGAATTTCAGAATCCGAGACAATCGCTTGTAGCGTGGCGATCTGTGAACGAAGCGTCGCGATCTCCTCTCTGACACCCGAGGACTGATCTGCTTTGTCATAAAGTTGCAGGGCTTGATCCAGACGTCCGAGAAACCTCTCGGTTCTGTCGAATTTGTTTCTGATCTCCTGTGCCTCTTGCGAGCTGTGCTCCAGGATACTCGCCTCTTGACGGATTGCACTGAGTCGCTCCAAAACAGTTTCCGTTGCGGCGCGCTGCCTAATCACCTCTTTGTCGAGAGTATCGGAAAAATTGGGATGAGATCGCAGCCGAACCTCTAAGGCATCGAGAGCATTGCAGAGGGTTTCAAGACGTTCGGGGCCGGCAGATTCCAGAGAAGCAATAGGGTCGAGCTCGGCTTGTTGATTTTCCGCAGTCAATTTACGCAGCCAATCCGCAATCCCGAGTCGATCACGCTGCATTCTGATGGCTCCGCCGTATGCTTCGCTACTTTCCAGAAGACGTCTAAGCTCATTCAGCCGGTTCCTGTGCTCCGACAGACTGAGAGCGACAACCGATTCTTCGCTTCGTAGAAGTTCAAGGCGGTTAAGTGCTACGTCTATTCCCGCAAGGGTCGGATTCGCCATAACCTCGGTGCCGGAGGTTATATTTCGAAGCAAATCCAAAATGGTGTTCCAATCCTCGGAGATCAATTGGTCGGACGGAAGAAGCCCCAGTTCGATCGCCTGCCGGACCCAGCTTTGCGCTTCTAGGCGCCAAGCCGAAGACGCGTTCACCAGATCTCGCAGTTCAGATTCTTTCCTGCGCAGGTTTCGGTTCAGGCGGTCAAGCTCAAATCGCGCCTGAAGGATTTCAGCCGTGACGGCACCGAGAACATAGGGGAAGATTGTCTTCAGCTTTTCCTTGTGTTCGGTCAAGTCCGTTTTGAAGAAGAAGACATCGGGATTCGCCACGATATTCTGCGGCTGAAAGGTGAAGGCCATTAGGTCCCGAAAGCTAGGTCGAGACTTGAACCCTACGTCTGGACCCGGTTCAAAATCGAGAGATGTCAAACCCGAAAGACGATTCAGCATCGCCTTGACCACGTCCACATTGGTCGATTTCCCATCAATAATGGCGGGAACATCAACGGTGGGTGCTTCCAGTAAAAACATATCTCCCGTATTTTGCTGATCACCGGGCTCTCGACGTGCCAAAAGCTTTTGGCCCTCAAGAGTATCGATGACGATTCCAAACCAACTACAATTCTCACGAATCACGCCAACGGGAATTGAGCATTTATCGGAGCCCAGGCAATAGTCGATGATTGGGACCACGGCGGATTTACCAGTCTTGGAAGCGCCGCTAATCACATTCACGACACCAGGTTGAAATTCGACAACGCGCGGAGCAGCATTGTTTCGCGACCAAAGAATCAATTTGCGCAGCTGGAAGTACATCAGAACTCCACTCGTAAGGTCGTAGCGATTTGGTTGAGACCGGTCTTGGAAAACCAATAGCCAATCTTCTCGGCACTGTTCGGTAAGTTCTTCAGGCGCTCTGGCAGCACCGTTTTGGCGACCGCACCGAGCAGCGTATTCGCTCTCACAGTTGCTTCTACATAGTTGACAGTTAACAACCCTCCGCGAATCCCCAGTTCAAGCGAATCCCACGTCAGTTTGCGGAGAATCAACGCTCTTTCATGCACAGCAAGAAGATTTTCCCGTTCTTCGCCGAGTTTTGCGGCGAAGAGGGTCAAGCCTGATGCCTTTCGAGTTGACTCGATCACCTCGCTTGTCTGGCGGTGCATCAACAGAGGCAGGATCAAGAAAAGTAACGGCATCGGAGCGGGGCGACTGTCATCCGCCTGAAAACCTAATCCAAACTTCCAAAGTGCGAACGCACCTAGAGCGGGATTTTGGATAATTTCTGATTCATTCAACTCAACACTCATTGGCCACCATCCTTCAAGAGTTCGACATAATCAGGGTGCCAACCAATCGTCTTCACATCTGCCAACGCGTTGAGACATCCATGAACAAAGTGACCAGGGACCGCCTGCCCATCGAGCGGAGGCTGCATTTGGGCAGATTGACGGTAGACAATGCGACCTCTGACGAGTGCATCCTTATCACTATGGACATCAGAAACCTCTCCCTTTACTAGTCCATGCCGACGCACCAATTCCGCATCCCATTCTTCAAGGCTTCTTTGGAATAGGACGCCAGCTTCCGCCCATGAGGATTTATCGGCAGCAGCTCTCAAAAAATCGCTGACTGCTCGGACGCGCTCGTCGGAATTGACCTGAATGATATCCAGTTGCCTTACGAACGTGGGATGTGTTGCCAAAAGCGTCGAAACGGCTCCGTCAGACGGAGCCGACGTTAGAGGTGCAAGAAACCCCGGCAGATTGTTTCTCTGAACGAAATTGCGGAACTCCATTTTAAATTCGTCGCCGTCAAGCAAGGCAGGCTTGCCACTTCGGATCAAACGATCAGCTATTTCTTTTGCTCTTCCGATAGCGAACTGGCATAACGGATCAACGAGATTAGTAGCCACAGTGGGAGTTAGGAGGGCACGAATTGGATCAACGGGGTCATTGTCGCAACTCA harbors:
- a CDS encoding winged helix-turn-helix transcriptional regulator, with product MKKGISKKPLDSASVCGHEDPAAVRELLTKVGDKWSIFLILSLAQLPGGRARFSELEKAIPGISQRMLTVTVRSLERDGLLTRELFAEVPLRVEYELTALGRSLLPPMWGLVDWVKENWQQVKESRTEFDAR
- a CDS encoding DUF3732 domain-containing protein; this encodes MYFQLRKLILWSRNNAAPRVVEFQPGVVNVISGASKTGKSAVVPIIDYCLGSDKCSIPVGVIRENCSWFGIVIDTLEGQKLLARREPGDQQNTGDMFLLEAPTVDVPAIIDGKSTNVDVVKAMLNRLSGLTSLDFEPGPDVGFKSRPSFRDLMAFTFQPQNIVANPDVFFFKTDLTEHKEKLKTIFPYVLGAVTAEILQARFELDRLNRNLRRKESELRDLVNASSAWRLEAQSWVRQAIELGLLPSDQLISEDWNTILDLLRNITSGTEVMANPTLAGIDVALNRLELLRSEESVVALSLSEHRNRLNELRRLLESSEAYGGAIRMQRDRLGIADWLRKLTAENQQAELDPIASLESAGPERLETLCNALDALEVRLRSHPNFSDTLDKEVIRQRAATETVLERLSAIRQEASILEHSSQEAQEIRNKFDRTERFLGRLDQALQLYDKADQSSGVREEIATLRSQIATLQAIVSDSEIRRKLRNALDQVETIASRCVSKLDAEWPDAPVKLIVDELTVKVVRGNRDDYLWEIGSGANWLAYHMAMTLALQRFFLSEPHHPVPAILIYDQPSQVYFPKTAARPNEAATDVPWRDQDIVAVRKVFELLSEEVLLATGRLQIIVLDHADDDVWGNIPGVQLTEEWRGKALVPGEWTDTPQKQV
- a CDS encoding nucleotidyl transferase AbiEii/AbiGii toxin family protein encodes the protein MNRTRYTLPRAGTANSRFRDLVDMVLLIQSRTLDVFLAAKALQRTFDCRGTHPIPAALEPPPPNWNTPFDRAQDGFGHRAARVH
- a CDS encoding VOC family protein, producing the protein MLGFMILTVGNVERSLAFYEAALKPLKIRFFLPYKGEDGHPDLWGFGDGKQAFFWLQQGKPAPASIHWGFMAESNEKVDEFYKAAISAGAKDNISPRARVEYYPGYYAADVFDPDGYSFEVVHKS
- a CDS encoding DinB family protein, with protein sequence MKKILTQFGACALAVALVAPWAQAQTAKFQSAFGEDAGTLSKKFTGLARVMAGKYDWKPGQGVRSVSDVFNFIVTENGMLAGVLSGTPNTGGQRAPITDPGKLQEALKTSYASLQKAITTLSDSDLQTHVKLFGEDMTKQDAVMLILEDQHEHLGQSIAYARTNGVVPPWSK
- a CDS encoding ABC-three component system protein encodes the protein MTILSDAVVLKRPKHTAPGQYLGFAIQPVRLCYHLLTCPAKAKVSLEYLDDVAIHYVDGSALLEQAKSALSQNPLSDWAVDFWKCLDNWLSSVSSSSAFSVSTQYRLYVTPVKTGARAAALSDAMTGIQIESITSEIKSTLKKLRKLPTCASHLQTFLGATPEARFAVISRFKVVSCDNDPVDPIRALLTPTVATNLVDPLCQFAIGRAKEIADRLIRSGKPALLDGDEFKMEFRNFVQRNNLPGFLAPLTSAPSDGAVSTLLATHPTFVRQLDIIQVNSDERVRAVSDFLRAAADKSSWAEAGVLFQRSLEEWDAELVRRHGLVKGEVSDVHSDKDALVRGRIVYRQSAQMQPPLDGQAVPGHFVHGCLNALADVKTIGWHPDYVELLKDGGQ
- a CDS encoding three component ABC system middle component, whose protein sequence is MSVELNESEIIQNPALGAFALWKFGLGFQADDSRPAPMPLLFLILPLLMHRQTSEVIESTRKASGLTLFAAKLGEERENLLAVHERALILRKLTWDSLELGIRGGLLTVNYVEATVRANTLLGAVAKTVLPERLKNLPNSAEKIGYWFSKTGLNQIATTLRVEF
- a CDS encoding FMN-dependent NADH-azoreductase, with amino-acid sequence MNQILIVESSPRGAESASRQLTRKVRERLEVQYSEAKVVIRDLVKDKLPHLDLPTLKAISTKDPAEAEALKKDAYRSDQLIDELMASDILVIASPMWNFGIPSSLKAWIDHVVRAGKTFNYAGTGVEGLAKGKKAILVLASGGVFSEGDWKPWDTVEPYLRQILGFIGIEDVQTVRAEGMNIPPLAIHAVSNGEKAVEALVI